Proteins from one Malania oleifera isolate guangnan ecotype guangnan chromosome 4, ASM2987363v1, whole genome shotgun sequence genomic window:
- the LOC131153044 gene encoding peroxidase N1-like — MVVCVVVVAMAATGARGQGTRVGFYGRSCPRAESIVRATVRTHFRSDPSIAPGLLRMHFHDCFVQGCDASILIDGPSTEKTAPPNLNLRGYEVINDAKTQLETICPGVVSCADIVALAARDSVVLTNGPTWAVPTGRRDGRVSLASNTANLPGFTESVDVQKQKFAALGLSTQDLVTLVGGHTIGTSACQFFRYRLYNFTNTTSNGADPSIKSNFLPQLRALCPANGDGTRRVGLDTGSSGVFDTSFFSNLKNGRGILESDQKLWTDNSTKPLVQRFLGAGGLLGLTFNVEFGRSMVKMSNIGVKTGSNGEIRKVCSTIN, encoded by the exons ATGGTGGTTTGCGTGGTGGTGGTGGCCATGGCGGCCACCGGGGCTCGTGGGCAGGGAACCCGAGTAGGGTTCTACGGGCGTTCCTGCCCTCGAGCCGAATCCATCGTCCGAGCAACTGTGAGGACTCACTTCCGGTCGGACCCCTCAATCGCTCCAGGATTGCTTCGGATGCACTTCCATGACTGCTTTGTTCAGGGCTGCGATGCCTCCATTCTCATTGACGGACCCTCCACAGAGAAAACAGCGCCACCCAACCTCAACTTGAGGGGTTACGAAGTCATCAATGACGCCAAAACCCAACTCGAAACAATTTGTCCTGGCGTTGTCTCGTGTGCTGATATTGTAGCCCTTGCGGCACGCGACTCTGTAGTTCTG ACTAATGGACCAACTTGGGCAGTGCCAACTGGACGAAGGGATGGTCGAGTTTCATTGGCTTCTAACACTGCCAATTTGCCAGGGTTTACTGAATCTGTTGATGTGCAAAAGCAGAAGTTTGCAGCATTGGGCCTCAGTACTCAAGACCTTGTAACCCTTGTTG gagGACATACCATTGGAACTTCAGCTTGCCAATTCTTTAGGTATAGGTTGTACAACTTCACCAACACAACTAGCAATGGGGCTGATCCTTCCATCAAATCAAATTTCCTTCCTCAACTACGGGCCCTATGTCCTGCAAACGGTGACGGGACAAGGCGTGTCGGACTCGACACCGGCAGCTCCGGTGTGTTCGACACATCTTTCTTCTCAAACTTGAAGAATGGTCGAGGAATACTCGAATCCGATCAGAAGTTATGGACTGATAACTCCACCAAGCCTTTGGTCCAGCGATTCCTAGGGGCAGGGGGCTTGCTTGGGTTAACCTTCAATGTGGAGTTTGGAAGGTCCATGGTGAAGATGAGTAACATTGGTGTGAAGACAGGATCAAATGGTGAAATTCGCAAAGTGTGCTcaacaattaattaa
- the LOC131153045 gene encoding serine/threonine-protein phosphatase 7 long form homolog isoform X2: MGEEHRSSRAWAEGHAEPLYCRGGTQYLKRLFDADDRIVRWIRDAGFYGIYRIAHIQLDWHLVTAFVERWRPETHTFHLPHGEATITLEDVAVLFGLPIDGKPVTGRTAGPVDGPADHQGGLALRRMCERLLGVVPPDSELQGARIRMRYLEAQFRQLRADADAETVARYARAHILRLICGMLFCDLSGNFAHLMFLPLLEDPTQTRSYSWGSATLAWLYREMCRAAHLSRREISGPLRLLQIWAWERCPSLAPSRLGVLQIERDEDGRPVDPVPLAYRWRDEMRALSVAQHTLPWYRFELDMHREHEFIWRPYTDDIIADLPTDYAVGSDLWVARVPLVCFHIIEWYLPDRVLRQFGYRQGIPDPFLTSGVDVHGQDLHNIDGRGRGVTNWTIVHDMYVTAWEHRREHIIPVKAEDGPLRSDDPYFSWYRSITRRFLNRTAGVYMSLADILHEVDLISPDPRVQNLVRAGLELVHDNGRQTHIPRPNPTARGGRAALVRGVRAAPVRAVHAPRASRRPLSHAGEPPVVQSEYVFGSSASYAYSPGADVAGPSSRHPDAPSVSYQLDDIVDAEDVDAPAMPPHSRPDSLCESSPHPLHMDADYAVPLGRDDRHTGRRRDRTPDADDQEGEDKRRRQPP, from the exons ATGGGCGAGGAGCACCGGTCTAGCCGAGCGTGGGCTGAGGGTCACGCCGAGCCCTTGTACTGCCGAGGGGGCACGCAGTACCTAAAGCGCCTGTTCGATGCGGATGACCGCATTGTTAGATGGATTCGCGATGCAGGATTCTATGGGATTTATCGTATTgcccatatccagttggattggcatttGGTGACCGCATTCGTGGAGCGATGGAGACCGGAGACACATACGTTTCACCTACCACATGGTGAGGCGACTATCACACTCGAGGACGTTGCGGTTTTGTTCGGGTTGCCCATTGACGGGAAGCCGGTCACTGGTCGTACTGCCGGACCAGTAGACGGTCCTGCAGACCATCAGGGAGGACTCGCACTACGTCGTATGTGCGAGCGGTTGTTAGGGGTCGTGCCACCTGACAGCGAGTTGCAGGGTGCCCGCATCCGTATGCGGTATCTGGAGGCGCAGTTTCGTCAGCTACGAGCAGATGCAGATGCGGAGACTGTAGCACGCTACGCACGAGCCCACATTTTGCGTTTAATATGTGGGATGCTATTTTGCGACTTATCGGGGAATTTTGCGcatttgatgttccttccactcctagAGGACCCAACGCAGACTCGctcgtacagttgggggtccgcAACTTTGGCGTGGCTGTATAGGGAGATGTGCCGCGCTGCACACCTGTCGAGGCGGGAGATATCTGGCCCACTACGCTTACTACAAATTTGGGCTTGGGAGAGATGCCCCTCCTTAGCTCCTTCGCGACTCGGTGTGCTACAAATTGAGAGGGATGAAGATGGTCGTCCAGTTGACCCAGTCCCACTCGCATACCG ATGGAGAGACGAGATGAGGGCGCTGTCAGTTGCGCAACATACATTGCCCTGGTataggttcgagttggacatgcaccgggagcatgag TTCATATGGAGACCCTATACAGATGACATTATAGCCGACTTACCCACCGATTATGCTGTTGGGAGTGACTTGTGggtagcccgagtgccactcgtatgctttcatattatcgagtggtaTCTCCCTGATCGAGTTTTGCGACAGTTTGGCTATCGCCAAGGCATTCCCGACCCCTTCTTGACGTCAGGGGTAGATGTACATGGGCAAGACCTACATAACATTGATGGACGCGGTCGAGGGGTGACGAACTGGACGATTGTGCACGATATGTATGTGACTGCATGGGAGCATCGACGAGAGCATATCATCCCGGTCAAGGCGGAGGATGGTCCTTTGCGTTCGGATGACCCATACTTTAGCTGGTATAGGTCGATCACACGACGTTTCTTGAATAGGACCGCTGGTGTATAtatgagcctc GCTGACATACTGCATGAGGTAGATCTAATCTCTCCGGATCCTAGAGTACAGAATTTAGTGAGAGCTGGATTGGAGCTTGTCCACGACAACGGACGACAGACCCATATACCTCGACCTAACCCGACAGCACGAGGAGGTCGCGCAGCTCTAGTACGAGGAGttcgagcagctccagtacgagcAGTACATGCTCCGCGTGCCTCTAGACGTCCATTGAGCCACGCTGGTGAGCCGCCTGTTGTACAAAGTGAGTACGTGTTTGGCTCTTCAGCATCGTACGCATATTCTCCAGGAGCTGATGTTGCGGGACCGTCCAGTAGACATCCAGACGCCCCATCCGTGTCATACCAGTTGGACGACATTGTAGATGCGGAGGATGTGGATGCACCGGCCATGCCACCTCATTCTCGTCCAGATTCATTATGCGAGTCATCTCCCCATCCGCTTCACATGGATGCTGATTATGCAGTACCTCTTGGCAGAGATGATAGACATACAGGACGACGACGAGACAGGACACCAGATGCAGATGACCAGGAAGGAGAGGATAAACGCAGACGACAGCCACCCTGA
- the LOC131153045 gene encoding serine/threonine-protein phosphatase 7 long form homolog isoform X1, with protein sequence MARNSSSVSVTVLLYTGGEIVTGVDGVCYSSKPVRPIRIGNRIKLNKLYAKIYKYLHIDSNQYALRVTARYPIRGFNDTVLYEAIPITDDYGLRIMLNAHCAGTRYLTVQLYVETVPQMGVIADRQTETPAEHVIEVEEDTQKTRHCGICKFDPGPTDCTVLTMGEEHRSSRAWAEGHAEPLYCRGGTQYLKRLFDADDRIVRWIRDAGFYGIYRIAHIQLDWHLVTAFVERWRPETHTFHLPHGEATITLEDVAVLFGLPIDGKPVTGRTAGPVDGPADHQGGLALRRMCERLLGVVPPDSELQGARIRMRYLEAQFRQLRADADAETVARYARAHILRLICGMLFCDLSGNFAHLMFLPLLEDPTQTRSYSWGSATLAWLYREMCRAAHLSRREISGPLRLLQIWAWERCPSLAPSRLGVLQIERDEDGRPVDPVPLAYRWRDEMRALSVAQHTLPWYRFELDMHREHEFIWRPYTDDIIADLPTDYAVGSDLWVARVPLVCFHIIEWYLPDRVLRQFGYRQGIPDPFLTSGVDVHGQDLHNIDGRGRGVTNWTIVHDMYVTAWEHRREHIIPVKAEDGPLRSDDPYFSWYRSITRRFLNRTAGVYMSLADILHEVDLISPDPRVQNLVRAGLELVHDNGRQTHIPRPNPTARGGRAALVRGVRAAPVRAVHAPRASRRPLSHAGEPPVVQSEYVFGSSASYAYSPGADVAGPSSRHPDAPSVSYQLDDIVDAEDVDAPAMPPHSRPDSLCESSPHPLHMDADYAVPLGRDDRHTGRRRDRTPDADDQEGEDKRRRQPP encoded by the exons ATGGCAAGAAATTCAAGCAGTGTTTCGGTGACTGTGTTGTTGTATACTGGGGGGGAAATTGTCACAGGAGTAGACGGTGTTTGTTATAGTAGTAAGCCAGttcgaccaattcgaattggcaataggattaaattaaacaaattgtatgcgaagatatacaaatatttgcatattgattcaaaccaatatgcattgcgggtgacagCAAGATACCCTATACGAGGGTTCAATGATACAGTACTCTATGAGGCTATTCCCATAACAGATGACTATGGTCTGCGCATTATGTTGAATGCACATTGTGCAGGCACGAGATATCTAACTGTGCAGTTATATGTGGAAACCGTTCCTCAAATGGGTGTCATCGCAGATAGGCAGACAGAGACGCCTGCTGAACATGTGATTGAAGTAGAGGAAGATACCCAAAAAACACGTCATTGTGGAATTTGCAAGTTCGATCCAGGGCCAACCGATTGCACTGTTTTAACGATGGGCGAGGAGCACCGGTCTAGCCGAGCGTGGGCTGAGGGTCACGCCGAGCCCTTGTACTGCCGAGGGGGCACGCAGTACCTAAAGCGCCTGTTCGATGCGGATGACCGCATTGTTAGATGGATTCGCGATGCAGGATTCTATGGGATTTATCGTATTgcccatatccagttggattggcatttGGTGACCGCATTCGTGGAGCGATGGAGACCGGAGACACATACGTTTCACCTACCACATGGTGAGGCGACTATCACACTCGAGGACGTTGCGGTTTTGTTCGGGTTGCCCATTGACGGGAAGCCGGTCACTGGTCGTACTGCCGGACCAGTAGACGGTCCTGCAGACCATCAGGGAGGACTCGCACTACGTCGTATGTGCGAGCGGTTGTTAGGGGTCGTGCCACCTGACAGCGAGTTGCAGGGTGCCCGCATCCGTATGCGGTATCTGGAGGCGCAGTTTCGTCAGCTACGAGCAGATGCAGATGCGGAGACTGTAGCACGCTACGCACGAGCCCACATTTTGCGTTTAATATGTGGGATGCTATTTTGCGACTTATCGGGGAATTTTGCGcatttgatgttccttccactcctagAGGACCCAACGCAGACTCGctcgtacagttgggggtccgcAACTTTGGCGTGGCTGTATAGGGAGATGTGCCGCGCTGCACACCTGTCGAGGCGGGAGATATCTGGCCCACTACGCTTACTACAAATTTGGGCTTGGGAGAGATGCCCCTCCTTAGCTCCTTCGCGACTCGGTGTGCTACAAATTGAGAGGGATGAAGATGGTCGTCCAGTTGACCCAGTCCCACTCGCATACCG ATGGAGAGACGAGATGAGGGCGCTGTCAGTTGCGCAACATACATTGCCCTGGTataggttcgagttggacatgcaccgggagcatgag TTCATATGGAGACCCTATACAGATGACATTATAGCCGACTTACCCACCGATTATGCTGTTGGGAGTGACTTGTGggtagcccgagtgccactcgtatgctttcatattatcgagtggtaTCTCCCTGATCGAGTTTTGCGACAGTTTGGCTATCGCCAAGGCATTCCCGACCCCTTCTTGACGTCAGGGGTAGATGTACATGGGCAAGACCTACATAACATTGATGGACGCGGTCGAGGGGTGACGAACTGGACGATTGTGCACGATATGTATGTGACTGCATGGGAGCATCGACGAGAGCATATCATCCCGGTCAAGGCGGAGGATGGTCCTTTGCGTTCGGATGACCCATACTTTAGCTGGTATAGGTCGATCACACGACGTTTCTTGAATAGGACCGCTGGTGTATAtatgagcctc GCTGACATACTGCATGAGGTAGATCTAATCTCTCCGGATCCTAGAGTACAGAATTTAGTGAGAGCTGGATTGGAGCTTGTCCACGACAACGGACGACAGACCCATATACCTCGACCTAACCCGACAGCACGAGGAGGTCGCGCAGCTCTAGTACGAGGAGttcgagcagctccagtacgagcAGTACATGCTCCGCGTGCCTCTAGACGTCCATTGAGCCACGCTGGTGAGCCGCCTGTTGTACAAAGTGAGTACGTGTTTGGCTCTTCAGCATCGTACGCATATTCTCCAGGAGCTGATGTTGCGGGACCGTCCAGTAGACATCCAGACGCCCCATCCGTGTCATACCAGTTGGACGACATTGTAGATGCGGAGGATGTGGATGCACCGGCCATGCCACCTCATTCTCGTCCAGATTCATTATGCGAGTCATCTCCCCATCCGCTTCACATGGATGCTGATTATGCAGTACCTCTTGGCAGAGATGATAGACATACAGGACGACGACGAGACAGGACACCAGATGCAGATGACCAGGAAGGAGAGGATAAACGCAGACGACAGCCACCCTGA